The DNA segment CATAATGATGGTGATCGCCATCAACACGTCGCAGAGAAGGAGATGCAATGGCGCCAAGTAGAGGAACCACTCTGGCGAACCAACGGCAACGACATTGAGTGCCGCGGCTACTGAGCCAAGCCCCCACATCATCAATGGCTCGGACGACGGATCGCGCCAGGTCTTGATGAGGCTGAGCGTGATACCGATGGTATCGGCAACGAGGATGCAGACGAGCGCCATCAGCGCCGAGCTCATCGCGAACCACAGCGTGATACTGGTGAGCGCGATGACGAGCGCAAGTGAGTTTGGCCAGTCAAGTCCTCCCTCTCCCCGACCGCGCGTCAGCGACAGGCAAAATATCGTGAGGTTGACCACTACGAACCAGCCAAAGACAAACAGGCTGTCGCGTGAGCCAAGGGCGAACTGAGAGCCGAAGATCACGAGCGCGGTCATCAGGAAGATGAACCACGTATAGCGATGGGGCTGCGCTTGACGCCGCCAAATGGCTTTGACGTAGCTGAGATCGCTGATCGAGATCAGGATCACGGCCAAAATGCCGATTGCTGCAAGCACGTGGCTCACCTCCTCTTTGTGAAAGATCGATTCTTTTTGTATTTATAACACTTCTGTAGATAATTTTCAACCCATGAAAGCAAACTGCCCGCCCCCGAGGGAGCGAGCAGTCGCTACGACCTGGGGACGGGCGTGTTCTACGGCAAGCCGTAGAGGATGCGGGCGAACGGGCGGACGGCAGCGAAATGCTGCGCCACCTCACTGCCTAGGTCGGTGAGCTCCTGCCGGAACTCATCCGCGTTGTAGCGGACGAGGCCGAGTTCGTGGAGCTTGACAACCGCGTCGGTGATGTTGCCGCCGAGCTCGAAGTGACGCCACTTCGCCTCCTCGAACATCATGATGAGCTCGAGTCCGGGCTTGCGGCCCTCACGGGCCTCGAGCATGATCAGGAGGTACAGCACCGCGTGCCGCGGCACCTCCTTGAGTCGCTGGAGCGCCTCGAGGACGCTCGCCGCGGGATTCTCCGGCTCTTTGTATTCATACTCCATAGTGCACCTCGATAAAATCGAAGGGATGTGGACATATTCATTATGTCATAGTTTACATATATTTGCAACTACTTCATTCACTTGACCTCAGTTGTGCTACAGTAAAGAGTAATGAAACACGCACTGACATTTGAAATTACCGATCGGCTCGAAGGCACCCTAGCCCGCGCCGGCATCATCCATACACCGCACGGAGCTATAGAAACTCCGGCATTTATCGTCGGTGGTACAAAAGCGACGGTCAAGGCCATCACTCCTGAACAAATCAAGGAGTACGGCGGCCAAGCTGTCCTCGCCAATACCTACCACCTGATGCTACGACCGGGCACCGCTATCATCAAACAAGCAGGTGGCCTCTCAAAATTTATGAACTGGAACGGGCCGACATTTACAGACAGCGGTGGCTTTCAGGTCTTTAGCCTCGGTGTCGCCTACAAAAAAGGCATCGACGCTGTCGCCCATACAGAGCGTGGCGATGCAGCCAAGGCGGTCAAATCGAGCGATCAGCTCGTCAAGATCACTGAGCGCGGCGCGCATTTTCGCAGCCACTATGATGGCCAAAAGCTCCTCATGACACCAGAGAGCAGCATGGAGCTCCAGCACGAGATTGGTGCAGATATTCATATGGCATTCGACGAATGTCCCGCGCCACTCGCGCCTCCTTACTATCTTGTCGAAGCGCTGGAGCGCACGCATGCCTGGGCTGAGCGTTGCCTGACTCGTCATCAGGAGTTAAACAAAGAACATGAAAAAAATGGCGAACCGCTTCAAGCCTTGTACGGCGTTGTTCAGGGGGCAAGAGACGAGAAACCCCGCAAACAATCAGCAGCCTTCCTCGGTGCCCGTGACTTCGATGGCTACGGCATCGGCGGTGTCTTTGAGACGAGTGAGATTCCTACTGTTGTCAAATGGGTCGATGAGACCCTTCCTGATGACAAACCGCGCCATCTGCTCGGCATGGGAGCACAACCGGCCGATCTCTTCCTTGGCGTCGAGTACGGCGTCGATACCTTCGACTGTGTTGCGCCTACTCGTCAAGCGCGAAACGGCGCACTCTACACCTACGATGGCCGTATCAATATCATCAATACGCGCTACAAGACAGATTTTGCCCCCATCGATGGCGAGTGCGACTGCTACACCTGTCTGCACTACACCCGCGCCTATATTAATCACCTCTTTAAGTCTGATGAGATCCTCGGCGCGACGCTAGCGAGTATCCACAATGAACGCTTTGTGGTGCGAACTGTCGATCAGATCCGTCAATCGCTCAAAGACAAAACGTTCTTTGAACTAAAAAAACGATTTCTCCATCGTTACTATGGCGACACGCCCCCAGTAGGCGTCATAGTAGAGTAACTTGAGCCTCACCACCTCCCCACTCCGAACACCGGCCCGCCGCTAACTGACTAGCTTTCGCCTTGGCGGGCCTTGGCCCATCAGGGCCAACTGTCTGTCGGGGGAGGTGGTGATACGCTGATGAATTAGTCAACCAAGTAGCGTGCCGGTGCTTCGAAGCTATCGAGTTTTTCGTGCTTCTTGATGTAGTGAATGACACGCATGGTGAGTGGTGACACCGCTATTTCGGTGACTATCTTGATACAAAAGACGGTGGCGATAAGCTGAACCATCGTATCGGCCGGCATCGTGCCGCCGAACGCGAGGAGCGAAAAGACTGTGGTATCAACGAGACTACCGACACCAGAACTGCCAACAAGACGCGCCCAGAGACGCTTGCCCTTTGTCTTAATCTTGAGCGTTACGAGGACGTAGCTATTGATCAATTCACCGATAAATATCGCGGCGATACTAGCTGCAACGATCCGCCATACTACTCCCAGGATGGCATCATACGATGATTGATTTGTCCAGCTTACATCTGCCGGCAGCATACCGACTAACCAAAAGGTTACACTAGTCAAGAGAAGCGTCATGATGCCTACGTAGAGGAGTGACCGCATCTTGCGATATCCATATACCTCTGTCACGATATCACCCACGATATACGCCAGCGGAAACAGTATGGTTCCCGCATCAAATACTAGTGGTCCAGCATGCACCATCTTGACACTGGCAATATTGCTGACGATAAGCGTCATCACAAATAGTCCCGATAAGAGTTCATAGACATGGACATGTTTTTTGGCAAACAGAAACATGCTGACTATTATACACCACCCGTTACTACTGGTACTGTCTGGTCAGGACATGTCTCAAGCACACGCTGCATGGCAGATTTTTCGGCATCGGTGACCCACAGATGGTACTTTGCCTTCACGGCGATCTGCCGTGCGACATACTGACACCGAAATGCCCTATTTGCCGGTAACCATGTGGCGGCATCGCCATCACCTTTGGCTTGATTGGCATCGCCATCGACCGCTAGCAGTTCAAGTGGATCATTTGCGAGCTGAGTACGCTCTTCAAGGCTGAGGAGTTGTGCACCGGTTTGCCAGGCATTACTGAGCGCAACGACGTGATCAATCTGCACGTCATCACTGGTTGATGGGCCTCTCGCAAACGCAATGACCGTACCCGTATAGGGATCATTGAGGATGCCACTCGTGACTTTGCAAGAATCATTTACCACGGCATTTGAAAGATCACGATGGAGGATAATATTGCGCATATCACAGGTGCCGATAAGTGACCAACCATCGCCGAACTGAGTTCGGGTGTAGTCAGTTTTTGGCGCGCGTCCTTTGACCGGTAACTTCTCGAGCATCGCCTGTGCCCGATCACCGGTAGTCACCGACGTCGATGAGGGGATCGATGGAGGAGTCTGGGGTTGCGGCCCAGTTTGATTGATATAGAGAGCAATTGCAAATGCGATAAGCAATGCTCCGAGTACCCTTCGTCGACGATATGGCATGCGCCCATTATCCTCTGATACAATAGAGGAATGCAAGCTGTAAATCACCTTATTTCTCAATTTGTCCCGGAATCATATAATCTCTCATTGATACTTGATCGAGCTAGCCATGAGGCCCACGGTCATGTCGTCATCTCAGGATCTTCAGTCAACGGTACTATCGCACTTCATGCCAAGGATATGGCCATCGACCATGTAATGCTTGATGGCCAACCAGCGTCACACTCCTTCGGTAAGGACGATGAGCTCACTATCGGCAGCTCTGCTCTCTCGCCGGGCAAGCATGTCATCGAAATTGAGTACCACTTTACCATCACCGAACTCGCACATGGTATGTACGTATCGCGCTATAAAGAAAACGGTGTTGAGAAAGAGTTATTTGCCACCCAACTTGAGAGTCACTACGCCCGTGAGGTACTGCCCTGCGTCGATGAACCAGAAGCCAAAGCTGTCTTTACGGTCGATATCACCACCGCACGTGGATCAACAGTCCTTAGTAATATGCCGGCTACGCATTACGAACATAGCAATGAGGTGACCACAACATACTTCGAACCCTCTCCGCGTATGAGTAGCTACCTACTCGCTATCGCCGTCGGAGAGTTTCACAAGCTCAGCCGTCTCTCGACGACTGGCGTTGAGGTCAATATATGGGCAGTGCCGACTCAACCGGCTACCGCGCTTGAATACCCCCTTGAACAAGCAATCAAATGTATTGATTTTTATGATGACTACTTCGGTGTGCCCTACCCGCTTCCAAAAAGTGACCACCTCGCCCTCCCAGATTTTGGAGGTGGTGCAGCCGCCATGGAAAACTGGGGACTAGTCACCTATCGTCAAGATTACTTGCTCGCTGATCCCAGCATGACTAGCGTCGAATCAAAGCAGATGATCGCCAAGACAATTGCTCATGAGATTAGCCACCAATGGTTTGGCAACCTCGTGACGATGAAGTGGTGGAATGACCTCTGGCTCAACGAGAGTTTTGCTAATGTGATGGAGTACATCGCACTTGATCATCTCTACCCCGAATGGCAGATGTGGCTGGATTGTTCCACCTACGAAAACGTCCTCGCGCTACGGCGCGACAGTATCGATGGTGTCCAGTCAGTCCAGATCGATGTCAATCATCCGAGCGAGATTCAGTCTATCTTTGACGGAGCGATCGTCTATGCAAAGGGTGGCCGCTTGATGCGCATGCTCCATGCGTACGTTGGTGAGGAGGCATTCCGCAGTGGACTTAAACTCTATTTTTCCAGGCATCAATACGCCAATACGACGGGAGACGACCTATGGAACGCACTTGCCGAAACCAGTGGCAAGGATGTCGTTGGCTTCATGCACACATGGATTAGCCAGCCAGGGTATCCGGTTGTCTCGGCCTCTCTGGCAGACGGTGAATTAACCCTCACCCAGCGACAGTTTTTTATTGGCCCACACCAGGCCTCAACTCGCCTGTGGCCAATCCCGCTTGGCGCCCAGAATGAGTCGATTCCTCACACACTGAGCGAACCATCACTCACAATACCCTACTCGGATACGTCTCTACGGCTCAACCAGGATGATAGCGCTCACTTCATTACTCACTACGACAAGGGGTTATTTGATAAATTGTTGTCTGACGTGAGGAGTGGTAACCTATCAGTCTTAGGTCGGGCCCAACTGCTTCACGAGCAAACCCTGCTTGTACGGGGTGGTCTGCTCTCGAGCGACACATTGATTGACCTCCTCGAAGCCTATGTCAATGAAGACGATGAATACGTCTGGGATATGATGGCCGTAGCTATCGGTGAGTTAAAAAAGTTTGTCGACACGAATGAGGCTGCAGAGCATCAGTTACGGACGTTTGTCGGACGACTCGCACGTCAGCAGTATGAACAGCTCGGATGGCAAAAGAAACCGGATGAATCACTCACACGCACCAAACTTCGCACGACCATTATCAGCTGTATGCTCTATAGCGAGGATACTGAGGTCATAGCCGAGGCCATTCGTCAGTATCGCTCCTCGTCAATCGACCAGCTTGATCCCGAACTACGCGGCCTAATCATCTCGACTGTTGTTCGTCACGATCATCGCCCGGACGATATCGATGCACTCATCCAGGACTATAGCGCAACCATCAATCCCGAGTTGCAACACGATATCTGCGGCGCCCTCACCTCATCGCGTGATCACGATACACTACTGCGTTTGATCGGCCTCCTCAAAGATACAAAGGTGATCCGTCTCCAAGACACCGTCTCGTGGTTTGTATC comes from the Candidatus Saccharimonas aalborgensis genome and includes:
- a CDS encoding queuosine precursor transporter, translating into MFLFAKKHVHVYELLSGLFVMTLIVSNIASVKMVHAGPLVFDAGTILFPLAYIVGDIVTEVYGYRKMRSLLYVGIMTLLLTSVTFWLVGMLPADVSWTNQSSYDAILGVVWRIVAASIAAIFIGELINSYVLVTLKIKTKGKRLWARLVGSSGVGSLVDTTVFSLLAFGGTMPADTMVQLIATVFCIKIVTEIAVSPLTMRVIHYIKKHEKLDSFEAPARYLVD
- a CDS encoding M1 family metallopeptidase, with protein sequence MQAVNHLISQFVPESYNLSLILDRASHEAHGHVVISGSSVNGTIALHAKDMAIDHVMLDGQPASHSFGKDDELTIGSSALSPGKHVIEIEYHFTITELAHGMYVSRYKENGVEKELFATQLESHYAREVLPCVDEPEAKAVFTVDITTARGSTVLSNMPATHYEHSNEVTTTYFEPSPRMSSYLLAIAVGEFHKLSRLSTTGVEVNIWAVPTQPATALEYPLEQAIKCIDFYDDYFGVPYPLPKSDHLALPDFGGGAAAMENWGLVTYRQDYLLADPSMTSVESKQMIAKTIAHEISHQWFGNLVTMKWWNDLWLNESFANVMEYIALDHLYPEWQMWLDCSTYENVLALRRDSIDGVQSVQIDVNHPSEIQSIFDGAIVYAKGGRLMRMLHAYVGEEAFRSGLKLYFSRHQYANTTGDDLWNALAETSGKDVVGFMHTWISQPGYPVVSASLADGELTLTQRQFFIGPHQASTRLWPIPLGAQNESIPHTLSEPSLTIPYSDTSLRLNQDDSAHFITHYDKGLFDKLLSDVRSGNLSVLGRAQLLHEQTLLVRGGLLSSDTLIDLLEAYVNEDDEYVWDMMAVAIGELKKFVDTNEAAEHQLRTFVGRLARQQYEQLGWQKKPDESLTRTKLRTTIISCMLYSEDTEVIAEAIRQYRSSSIDQLDPELRGLIISTVVRHDHRPDDIDALIQDYSATINPELQHDICGALTSSRDHDTLLRLIGLLKDTKVIRLQDTVSWFVSLLRNRFSRQEVWDWMRREWPWIGEMYFSEKSYDSFPKYAAMCLMTASQLDEFTAFFTPMRDDPSLTRAIDMGIVDLTARVELIEKDGPAVIARLAQL
- the tgt gene encoding tRNA guanosine(34) transglycosylase Tgt; amino-acid sequence: MKHALTFEITDRLEGTLARAGIIHTPHGAIETPAFIVGGTKATVKAITPEQIKEYGGQAVLANTYHLMLRPGTAIIKQAGGLSKFMNWNGPTFTDSGGFQVFSLGVAYKKGIDAVAHTERGDAAKAVKSSDQLVKITERGAHFRSHYDGQKLLMTPESSMELQHEIGADIHMAFDECPAPLAPPYYLVEALERTHAWAERCLTRHQELNKEHEKNGEPLQALYGVVQGARDEKPRKQSAAFLGARDFDGYGIGGVFETSEIPTVVKWVDETLPDDKPRHLLGMGAQPADLFLGVEYGVDTFDCVAPTRQARNGALYTYDGRINIINTRYKTDFAPIDGECDCYTCLHYTRAYINHLFKSDEILGATLASIHNERFVVRTVDQIRQSLKDKTFFELKKRFLHRYYGDTPPVGVIVE